DNA from Nitriliruptor alkaliphilus DSM 45188:
TCGGGTTCCCGGCGGTGGTCGTCGCGCTGGCGTTCGTCGGCCTGCGGGGGCCGGGCCTCACGACCGTGCTGACCGGGGTGCTGCTGGTGTGGTGGGCGCCGTTCGCTCGGCTGTCGCGGTCGCTCGTGCGGTCGGCGCTGAGCGAACCGTCGGCCGTGACGATGCGCGCGCTCGGTGCCGGCCGTGCCCGCATCCTGCGCACGGAGGTGTGGCCTCGGCTGCGGGGTCCGCTGCTCGTGCTCGGCGCCATCGAGGCCGGCCAGCTGATCTCGGTCGTCGCCGGCCTGAGCTTCCTCGGCCTCGGTGCACAGCCCCCGAGCGCGGAGTGGGGTGCGATGCTGCAGGACGGCCGCAGCCACCTCGTGACGAAGCCGTACCTGGTGCTCGCGCCGGGAGCGGCGGTGTTCGTGACCGTGCTCGGTCTCAGCGCCCTCGGCGAGGGGCTGCGCGACCGGATGGGTCACGACGACCTGGGGGGACGCTCGTGACGGGCCCACCGCTGCGAACTGACGGCCCGGTGCTGCGTCTGGAGGGCCTGCGCGTCGCCTACGGCGCTCGTCCCGTGCTGACCGACCTCGACGTGACCGTCGGGCGTGGCCGGATCCACGTGGTGATGGGGCCGAGCGGTGTGGGCAAGACCACGCTGTTGCGGGCCATGACCGGCCTCGTCCCCCGGGCCGGGACGGTGACGGTCGATCGCCACGAGCTGCGCACCGCCGACGGCACCATCGACCTCGCCGGGGCGCCCCCGGAGCGGTGGCAGCAGGTCCGAGCGAGGCACCTCGGTGTCATCTTCCAGGACGCCGCGCTCGCGCTCACCCCGCTCCGGCGTGTCGGTTCGCTGGTCGGTGAGGTCGCCAGGCTCCGTGGTGGTGCCGCCGGCCAGGACGCCGAAGCGCAGCGGCGGTCGGTTCGGGCGGCGCTGCGCTGGGCGGGGTTCGCCGACCCCGACGAGGTGGTGACTCGACGCTGCTTCGAGCTGAGCGGGGGGATGGCCCAGCGGGTGGGGCTGGCGCTCGCCGTCGCCGGGCGACCGGCCCTGCTGCTGGCGGACGAGCCGACCTCGGCGCTGGACGGTCTGGCTCGCGCCGAGTTCCTGGCCCGCCTGCGGGAGTACGCGCAGGAGGGCGGGTCGGTCGTGGTGGTCACCCACGACCGGTACGTCGCGGACGCGGTCGCCGACGGGCTGGTGACCCTCGGCCCTGCCGGGCAGCTACCGACGCCGATGCCCGGTGGCCGGTCCGCTCACCCGGTCCCTGCCGCGCAACGGGACCCGCGTCCCGACGCGCCGGCCGCGCTCGACCTCGTGGCCGCACGCAAGAGCTACCCGGGCAGTGGTCCGGTGCTGCGCGGGGTCGATCTGCGGGTGGGCCCGGGCGAGATCGTCGGTCTGGCGGGCCGCAGCGGTGCCGGCAAGTCGACGCTGGTGCGGTGCGTCGTCGGCCTGGAACCGCTCGACGGCGGTCGCCTGAGGATCGCCGGTCACCGTCCCGAGGAGGTCGGCTGGCGGACCGTGCGCCGCCAGGTCCAGCTGGTGCCGCAGGACCCCCGGGCGTCGCTCAACCCGTGGCGGACGGCGATCCAGCTGGTGGCCGACCCCCTCGACGCCCACCGCATCGGTCCACGCCGCTGGCGGCGCGAACGCGCCGAGCAGTTGCTGGCCGAGGTCGGGCTCCCCGACGCAGCCCACGCCCGCCCCGGGGCGCTGAGCACCGGGCAGTGCCAGCGCATCTCGATCGCCCGAGCCCTGGCGGTCGAGCCCCAGCTGCTGGTCGCGGACGAACCCGTGGCCTCGCTCGACACCGAGCTGCGCGACGACATGCTCGACCTGATCCGCCGGCTCGCGCTCGAGCACGGGGTCGCCACGCTCGTGGTCAGCCACGACCTCTCGGCGATCGAAGCCCTGTGCGACCGGCTCGCCGTCCTCGACCACGGGGTGATCGTCGAACAGCTCGAGGTGGGACGCATGCGCCGCGACGCGGTCCACCCCCTGACCTTGTCACTGCTCGACTGCTACCCGGCGGCCTCGCCGCCGGCCGACCGGAGGTACGACCCTGACCGCTCCGAGCATCACGCTGCCCCACCTGTCTGACGCCGTCGACTGGATCGAACGCTGGGATCGTCAGCAGGCCCTGTACCTGCCCGACCGCGAGGAGGTCTTCGCACGGATGCTCGACGTCGCCGAACGGCTCGTCGGGCCACCGGCACGGGTGCTCGACCTCGCCTGCGGGCCGGGATCGCTCGCCGCCCGGGCGGTCGCACGGTTCCCCGACGCCGAGGTGGTCGCGGTCGACCTCGACCCGGTGCTGCTGGCGTTGGGGCGTGCGGCGTCCGTGCCGCGGACGACCTGGCTGGACGCCGACCTGCGCGTGGACGGCTGGGACGCCGAGCTGCCGACGGAGGGTTTCGACCTGGTGCTGTCCGCGACCGCACTGCACTGGCTCGATGCCGACCGGTGGCCCTCGCTCGCCGGCAGCCTCGCGCGGTTGCTGCGGCCAGCCGGGCTGTTCCTGGACTACGACCAGATGCGCACCGACGCCGACGCGCCGCAGCTGGCTGCGCTGACCGATGCGCTGCACCGTGAGCCCTGGGAGGCGATCGGGGACGGTGCGGAGGATTGGGCCGCGTGGTGGGCGGCCGTGGCCGACTCACCGGCGTTCGCGCCGCTGTTGACCGAACGCGACCGCCGGTTCGATGGTCGACGGGTCGGGTCCGGTTCGAGCGTCGGTGAACGCGTGGCCGCCCTCCGCGCGGCGGGCTTCGACGAGGTCGCGCCGCTCGAGCAGGTGGCCGATCGGCGGTTGCTGGCCGCCATCCGCTGAGCCGCGGCGCGGGACCGGGGCGCGGGACCGGGGCGCGGGTTCGGGCGCCGAGGACGGCGCCCCTCGCGCCGCTGGTACCTTCCCGCGAGGCGGTACGACGCGGGACCGGCGCACCTGGAACGCTCCTCGCAGCTCCGTCCCCTCGCCCACGCTCGAGCACCCCGCAGGGCACCTCTTGGCGACCAACGAGCCCACCAACAACGCGCTCCGACTGACCTTCGTCACCGTGCTGGTCATCGGTCTGTTCCTCGCGTTGTTCTCCCGCCTGTGGTTCCTCCAGATCCTGGCGGGTGACCGCTACACGCTGGCCGCCGAGGAGAACCGCGTCCGGTCGGTGCTCACCGAGGCGCCGCGGGGCCGGATCCTGGACGCCAACGGTGCCGAACTGGTCGGCAACCGTCCGGCGCTGACCATCTCCGCGGACCGGATGCAGCTGCTCGACGGCAACGGTGATCCGCTCGACGAGGACGCCGAACGCGTCCTCGACCGGTTGTCGGCCCTGCTGCGGCTCGAGCGCGACGAGATCATCGAACGGCTGGTCTCGCGCCGCTACAGCATCTTCCGCCCGATCCCGATCGCGATCGACGTCGCCCCCGAGATCGTCTACGCGGTCCGCGAACAGCAGGAGCTGTTCTCGGGTGTGGTGGCCGAGACCCTGCCGGTCCGCACCTACCCGCAGGGGCAGCTGGCAGCGCACCTGGTCGGCTACCTCGGCGAGATCTCCGAGGAGGAGCTGACCGCCGAGCCCTACGCCGGCGAGTACCGGCCGGGGGAGTTCATCGGACGCGGGGGGCTCGAGCAGACCTACGAACCGGACCTGCGAGGTGAGGCGGGCAGCCGCCGCCTCGAGGTCAACCGCCAGAACCGGGTCGTCGGTGTGCTCCAGGACCGCGAGCCGGTGCCGGGCGGTGACCTCGTCACCTCGATCGACCTCGACCTGCAGGAGGCCACCGAACGGCTCCTGGCCGAGGGGATCGTCAGCAGCCGGTCCACCACCCACGTGGCGTCCGGCCGGAACCTGCCTTCGACCGCCGGGTCGGCCGTGGTGCTCGACGCGACCGACGGGGCGGTCCTGGCGATGGCCTCGTTCCCCACCTTCGATCCGCGCGAGTTCGTCGGCGGTGTCAGCCAGCGCTACTGGGACGAGGTGACCAGCGAGGACAACGAGTTCCCGCTGCTGAACCGGCCGATCCAGTCGGCCCACCCGCCGGGCTCGGTGTTCAAGACCGTGACCGGTGCTGCGTTCATGGCAGCCGGCCGGATCGGTCCGCAGGGCACGATCAACTGCGCCCCGGCCTACGACCTCGGCGGGATCACGTTCCGCAACTGGAACCGTGGCGTCAACGAGGGGCCGATGAACCTCTCCACGGCGTTGATGCGCTCGTGCGACACCTACTTCTACGAGCTGGCCTACGACCAGTGGCGCGTCGAGCAGTCCCAGGGCGACGACGTCGAGGAGGTCCTGCCGATCGTGGCCGGCCGGTTCGGGTTCGGACGCACCCTCGGTATCGACCTGCCGTCCGAGCGCGCCGGTGTGATCCCCTCGCGCGAGTGGCGGCGCGAGTTCTGGCTCAACACCCGCGAGACCTACTGCCGCAACGCCGAGGAGATGCCGCCCGGGTTCGGCCGCGACATCAACGCCGACCTGTGCGTCTCGGGCGGGACGTGGCGCGGCGGTGACGCGATCAACAGCTCCATCGGGCAGGGCGACGTGCTGACGACCCCGCTGCAGATCGCGGCCTCGTACATGGCGATCGCCAACGGTGGGACGCTGTGGCGGCCCCACCTCGGGCAGCGGATCGTCGCCCCCGACGGCGAGGTGATCCGCGAGATCGAACCCGAGTCACTCGGCGACCTCGGACTGGACGACGCCGAGCTGCGCGCGATCCAGGAGGGTCTGCGTCGCGTGGTGATGGAGGAGCGGGGCACGGCCCACGGCGCGTTCACGCGTGGCAACCCGTTCC
Protein-coding regions in this window:
- a CDS encoding ABC transporter permease — encoded protein: MSAVVATRTRQARRGQALIRSGVVILVVVIAATLLAPWVSPHDPAAQLVGEPFGHPSREHLFGTDRFGRDVLSRVLHGGRETLLLTGGTMVAIIGLGVVIGASLAGAGRRLDNAACHVIDMLIGFPAVVVALAFVGLRGPGLTTVLTGVLLVWWAPFARLSRSLVRSALSEPSAVTMRALGAGRARILRTEVWPRLRGPLLVLGAIEAGQLISVVAGLSFLGLGAQPPSAEWGAMLQDGRSHLVTKPYLVLAPGAAVFVTVLGLSALGEGLRDRMGHDDLGGRS
- a CDS encoding class I SAM-dependent methyltransferase, translated to MYLPDREEVFARMLDVAERLVGPPARVLDLACGPGSLAARAVARFPDAEVVAVDLDPVLLALGRAASVPRTTWLDADLRVDGWDAELPTEGFDLVLSATALHWLDADRWPSLAGSLARLLRPAGLFLDYDQMRTDADAPQLAALTDALHREPWEAIGDGAEDWAAWWAAVADSPAFAPLLTERDRRFDGRRVGSGSSVGERVAALRAAGFDEVAPLEQVADRRLLAAIR
- the mrdA gene encoding penicillin-binding protein 2, encoding MATNEPTNNALRLTFVTVLVIGLFLALFSRLWFLQILAGDRYTLAAEENRVRSVLTEAPRGRILDANGAELVGNRPALTISADRMQLLDGNGDPLDEDAERVLDRLSALLRLERDEIIERLVSRRYSIFRPIPIAIDVAPEIVYAVREQQELFSGVVAETLPVRTYPQGQLAAHLVGYLGEISEEELTAEPYAGEYRPGEFIGRGGLEQTYEPDLRGEAGSRRLEVNRQNRVVGVLQDREPVPGGDLVTSIDLDLQEATERLLAEGIVSSRSTTHVASGRNLPSTAGSAVVLDATDGAVLAMASFPTFDPREFVGGVSQRYWDEVTSEDNEFPLLNRPIQSAHPPGSVFKTVTGAAFMAAGRIGPQGTINCAPAYDLGGITFRNWNRGVNEGPMNLSTALMRSCDTYFYELAYDQWRVEQSQGDDVEEVLPIVAGRFGFGRTLGIDLPSERAGVIPSREWRREFWLNTRETYCRNAEEMPPGFGRDINADLCVSGGTWRGGDAINSSIGQGDVLTTPLQIAASYMAIANGGTLWRPHLGQRIVAPDGEVIREIEPESLGDLGLDDAELRAIQEGLRRVVMEERGTAHGAFTRGNPFPLSEIPVAGKTGTAELKPKVPFAWFAAYAPADDPEIVVVVNVEQGGGGSQTAAPIARNILEHYFGVTDAEDAEFVEGDRILD
- a CDS encoding ABC transporter ATP-binding protein — encoded protein: MLRLEGLRVAYGARPVLTDLDVTVGRGRIHVVMGPSGVGKTTLLRAMTGLVPRAGTVTVDRHELRTADGTIDLAGAPPERWQQVRARHLGVIFQDAALALTPLRRVGSLVGEVARLRGGAAGQDAEAQRRSVRAALRWAGFADPDEVVTRRCFELSGGMAQRVGLALAVAGRPALLLADEPTSALDGLARAEFLARLREYAQEGGSVVVVTHDRYVADAVADGLVTLGPAGQLPTPMPGGRSAHPVPAAQRDPRPDAPAALDLVAARKSYPGSGPVLRGVDLRVGPGEIVGLAGRSGAGKSTLVRCVVGLEPLDGGRLRIAGHRPEEVGWRTVRRQVQLVPQDPRASLNPWRTAIQLVADPLDAHRIGPRRWRRERAEQLLAEVGLPDAAHARPGALSTGQCQRISIARALAVEPQLLVADEPVASLDTELRDDMLDLIRRLALEHGVATLVVSHDLSAIEALCDRLAVLDHGVIVEQLEVGRMRRDAVHPLTLSLLDCYPAASPPADRRYDPDRSEHHAAPPV